The Armatimonadota bacterium genomic sequence AGGCCTCGGTGAACTGGTCCTTCAGTAGTTCCCGGCGGGGGTAGACTGCCAGGGCCTGCGTCCAGGACTCGGTGGCATCCAGACCACGGACCACAGACATCAGGCATGGCAGATAGAATGCCAAGGTCTTTCCAGTACCAGTCCCCGCACAGACGATCATCGCCTTTGTGGGGCCGCCGATGGACCCGAGGAGACGGGCTGCCGCGCGAACTTGAAACCGGGAAAAGCGGAACGGGCCAGAACCGCGGTGAGCAAGCAGAGCCTCGTACGTGCGCTCTTCAATCGGACTAAGCCGGCGGCGCTGGTTGATGAGGTCTAGAGCTGCCTCCGGCAGAACGTCACGAGGCGGGTACAGGCGGGGCCGGATCGCTACCCTGTAATCCGAAACGAGGTTGGGGGCGGTGCGCCAATCGTTCCATGGTAGAATCTGCTTCAGCCGAACGATGAGGCGAACCGATTCTGCAAAGCGTGTACGGTTGATGCGCCGGGTGTCACGCCGTATATCAAAAAGCGATCGGCGCTTGCGCAACCACGCTATCAGATCCTCGGGAGAGGAAGTTGAAGGGAATGCCTGGGCTGCTTCGATTAGGTCGTCGTCCGTGAACCCACCGTCCAGGAAACCCCACGTTAGCAGTTTCCACTCGTCAGCCTCAAGACGATCGAGGAGTGCAAGTGCTGAGCGCTCAAGTTGTTCTTCGTATTGTGACATGGAAAGTGTTCGACAGAGAATGGGCCTTCAGCCACTCTTGGACCTTGTCGGTCAGGATATTGAGTGCGGCTCCGCCGGAGGCAGCAGCACGTAGGAACTTCAGCACATCGTCAGGCAGACTATCACCCGAAAGACGATCCCACTCAATCGCTAATTGGTCCACGGCATTCCGAAAACGGGTGAACTCATCCTGTCGACGAGGGTAACGCACTCCAGCCTGTCCTACGTCGCGCTGAAGCCGGCGGATGTTCGCAATGTCCGACTGGAATCGCGGGAAGCGCTCCAAGGTATCTAGTACAAGAGGATCCATTGAGACGTTATGAAGACCATTGTAGGAGCGCCATGCGTCCGAAAGGTTCTCTGTGAGCTTGGCGGTGAACTCGCCAAGCTCTCGAAAGAAATCGCGATTTCCAGACAGATCGCCGTAAGCCAGAGTATCTTCATGCACCGCCGCACGAATCTCACGAGTTCTTGCTAGAATCCGGCGAGCCCAATCATCAGGTACCTGGACAGGAACGTCATTGCTCTGTAGAACATGAAGGGAGTTGGCGGCGGAGCGTAGGCCGGCCACAGCATCATCGACCTGTCCCCGACGGGTTTGCATTTGCTCGATAAGCCGACGGTCCTGGCGCAGGGCTTGGAGTCTGTTCATGTTCTGTTCCAACCTGCCACAGAGTTCAAGAAGCATGTGCATCCTCCTGAGCAATCATTGAGCAGAGATCAACCAGTGTGTCGAATCCTGTCCGGATAGCGGCCTCCTCGCCACCCAACGTCGCGCCACCCGAAGTATGTTGTATGTCCTGAATGACGCGATCCTCAGTTGCCGTCAGTACTCTTCCTAAGAGATCCAGGAATCTGCGCGTTTTCTCCATGGGGATATGCAAGTCATCGCGACCCAATATGTCCAACCATTCGTTGAGCTGACTGGTTGATGAAAGGGAATTCATCGCTTCGAGAGTGGGACCTAACGGAATGGCCGCGAATTCCTTTGCCGAGTCGATCAGCGCCCGTGGTTCTGGCATGCCACCAAGGGCCGGTACGACACCCATGCCGGAGGCCGTGTGCAGTACCTTCTCCACAGCGGAAGCGAGTGCCGTCTGAGAAGTCCCCTCGGACACGTTTCGACGCAGTGTGTCGCGCCATTCGAAATATCGAGCGCGTTCCTGAACCACGGCGGTCTCTAAAGCATCATCGACCTTCTTTCGAAGGCGCTCGATGTCGCTGTACTCAGACGGCAGTGGAGATGGAATGCACGTCGACGGCAGAGCCAAACGAACAGTCTTCTTCAGGAGCGATAGCAAGGGGCCGGCATCTACTATTTGGGCCGGCAGTGCACCGCCCTTAGTGCAACTAGCGCGGGCCTTAACGATCCTGCTGACTTTGTCACCCAATTCCACGAAATCGCGCAAGAGTGCTTTCCAGACTGGTGAGCGAAAATCCGGGATAGACTCGCCTTCCCAAGGCGCGAACAGGCTGTCTATCTGCTTCTCAGGTTCGGATGTTGATGTGATCCGGCCGCGTAGGCGGGCCCCAATGGCAAGCAGTTCGACTGCAGAGGACAATGGGTCCCATCCGGAACCGGTAGGGAGATCACGGATTTGGCTGAGCACGTGCTTTGATATGTCAGACAGGAGTCGAGCGTAGGCGCGTTGGTAGCGTGCTCCTTCCTCAAACTGCCAGTGACGGTGCAACTGATGTTGGACAAGCCCTTGGAGAGCGATCGCCGTCTGAGTGTTGTCCCAACCAGCGAGAGGCAATATGACGGAAATAGTGGCTTGGCTGACTTGGGTCGATTGCCGTTGGATATTGATGCACAGCCGCTTGAACAGGCGTCCGTCTCCTACAAACGCATCTTGCGCCAACATCTCTGCGTCCCAATCGATGTATGCCACAGTGGCTTCGAAGAGGGTTGTTCGAAGATCCTTGCTAAGGTCGGGTGACAGATGTCCGCCGTTGGCCCACGCATCGAGTTCCTTTACCCCTGGTAACGGTTCTCGCTGACCGTGAATGGGTTTGTCACGCTCGACTACAGTAGGCTCTGGATCCCGCTCAGTTGCGCTGTAACTTGGTGCCTCTCCGGGATTATCCTCGAGTGGTTTCAGGCCAAAGCCACGAAAGACGCCATCAGGTACGCCTCCCAACTGCTCCGGGTTGCCCCAAAGTTCGTAGACGGTACGATACCGACCTAACATGTCAGCAGGGACCCTTCTCTTGAGCTGATCTTCCTTACTGGCAGGCATGCGTCCCCGGCCGAAGTGCGTGAGCAAAGCGGTGGGAGGGAAACGCCCTTCTCGCAACGCCTCGGTATCATGGGCCAAGACGTGTTTCAGCACATGATCTATCAGCACGCGGGGGCTGAAATAGTCGGCATGCTCACGACTCTCAACGGCGCGCCGGAACATCTCATCCAGCGCGGATTCCGTGAAGGGGTATACCCCATACTCTTTACCGTTACCAAATGTACGATGGCACACCTCTTGGTGTGGGCAGCGCAGACAAGCATTGGGCGGTGAAGAAGGCGGCTCGGCCTGTTGGGAGCCGACGGCCCACTCCTTCAATTCACCCTGGTTTACTCTTACGGCATTCAGGTACCGGGCGGCAAAGGCCGCGAGATCCCCCCGAGTGATAACACGGTGGACACCAACACCTTCCAGGTCGAGGTTCACCGCGAGGTCGACCCGGTCCCGTACGTTCTCTTTGAGCACGGCGTAGAAACCCGGCGTGACGGCCATCGCCGTGCGCAGAACGCAAAGCCGGCGGTCACCCTGAACTGGGCGCACGAGAACGGCTTCAAGCAACGGTTGGTCGATTCCCTGCAAACGGGCGAAGTCCTCGATAAGCAGGACCAACTCTCGTCCTTGCGTCGCCAACGTTTCCCGTACCTGGAACAAGAGGTCATTCACGTCTTCTCGTCCCAGGTTGAGCATCTGTCGCAACGCGGCATCGAGGTTGCGGTTCATCCAGTCGACAACGGTCTGTCGATAGGTTTCGGATCGCAGGCTGCCGTAAACGTTTCTAGCCTTCTTGCCAAGGTCGGCGATGTTGAGTTGCCATCGGTCCAACGCCAGGTCCGTTGTCGTGAACTGACGACGGCTCTCTTGCCGTTCCGCATCCGTGCGTCCGACGGCGTGGCGTGCTAGTTGATCGACGATGCTACCCTCGGCGAGAAATGGTCGCCGAAATGCCGCATCGTTTAGCAGGGCCGGCAGTTCTTCGACGAGTTCCTCGCGGGCCTCGGCCGCTTCGCCAGTTAGTTGTTCGTCCCCGGACCGGGGCCCGTTCGGCCCAACGGCAATGGCAAGGTGGCTCAACAGCAATTCACGCGCAAGTGCGGGGCTAAGATCGTTGGATGTCTGCCGAAGTCTGTCGCGGAGGGCGTCAAAGGTCGCGCCTTCCATGCCCTCCAAGATAAGCTCGACAACCTTTTTTAGGTTTGTGTTCGCTCTAGGAACGAGCACAATGTGACGGTCTGCTGTGCGGGGTGTCGTGACCGAAAGCCATCGTATAAGATGGGACTTTCCGGATCCTGGCCAACCTTGAACCATAGCAAGCACGTGGTTTTTGTCTGCATCTAGGAATGCAGAACGAAATCCCTCCTGAGTCAGGATGGGGCCGCCCGTCTCCCCAGCGATGACGTTCGCCTGACGCATCCGCATCGGGGAATGGACGGCGAGAAAGACGTCATCCTCTACTTGAAGCGCCTCAGTATCCATCACGCGCGGGATTCGTTCCGTTTTCCAGCACACATGGTTCTCAAAACTAGTGCTTTGTCCATCCGTCATAGCACAGACCCTCCTGTGTAGCGGACGTGCGTGATGCGGTTCGTGCTTCGTCCCTCCCGAAACACCACACCGCCTGCGTCAGCAAGATGCAGTAACTCCACCTCGGCTCGCTCTTGTAGGGACAAGAACGCGTTGGCCACCGTCGGAGCCAGTGTTTCATCAAATACTGCTGGCTGCTCCCAGGGCTCATCGCGTCCAAACGACCCGCCTGGTAAAACGGGGCAAAGATCGGCAAGCCTATCACAAAACGGAATGATAGGTAGCGCATCATCGTTGACGCCCGAGAAAAGGGTCGGCAATAGGGTGCTGATGGTGGTCGACGGATCGGGAACCAGCGCCTTGCCTACGCCGGGAGAACTGTGCTTCCACGCAAAGCCCAAGTACACGGCCCAGAATCCAAAATTGCCATAGCGTACGCCGCTCATTAGGCCCATGCGATTATCTCCAGTCTGTTCCCGCAAGGCCTTGTCGAGTCCGTTCTCCGTCCCCACGATAACAGAGGGCTCCTGCGCCATGAACCATGCAAGCAGTTTGGCCAGGTCATGATTCTCCGCGTTCTCCGGTGAAAAAATCAGCTGTCGTAGGACCGCACGTAGTCCGTCGGTAGTGAAGTGACCATTGGGAAAAGCGGCTCGGACGGACGGTGTCAACACATACCGGCCCTCAACCAACGTTACGAGACCCAGTTTTGCCGCTTCAGTCAACGTCTGCTTAATCATCTCAGGTTCGCTGGAGTCGAGCAACGACGGTGGTGACATCAGAGCGATAAGCCGAGTTCTGTTTTCGCCTTCAAGGGATGCGGTCAGGAGGTAACGTACCACACCGGCGAGGCGACTCGGTGTGGGAGCTGTGGTATTCAAGACGCTCAAAGCACTTCCCTTTCTTCGAACTCCTCCAAATGAAAATGGGGACAGGATAGAAGGTCGCGGAGGAGGCAGTCCGGCTTTTCCGGGTCTCGCGCGTTCTCTGGGAGAACTAGAATAGTTGGTGCCCGGCGAGTTTCCGAGGAGCGAAGTGGATACCGTGGGATCACTGCGTTGCTGGCATGGAAAACGACCGTCGGAACGCGAGGTAGATCTAGCGAATATTCAGTGGCGCAGAAGATGGGGCGCCGGGCCAATTCCGGGCGTTCTTCCAGCAAGCTGTCCCAAATACCCGATGGAGCGACGACACATTGCACACCCTCGCCGATACACCATCGGAGCAGTCGTGACATACGTCGACTATGGTGGTCCCGTGATTCTGTAACAGGGTAGAAGAGTCCTAACCAAGGGGTACTCGCGCAGATCGTGGCAAGGCGTGGGCCGCAAGACTGGCTTGGTGCCCACGGGGGAGGAGGTGTAGGAGGAGAGATGATAACGGTGCCGTTGGCAACCTTGCGGCAAAACGGACACCCACCGCAACAGAGGGAAACTGAAACTTCGGGCCGCCGGGGTTCACTACGTCGAGCAGGTATATCATATGCCCGCTGCAGTATCTCTCCGATGCAGCAATGCGGGTGGAGCACGTTTGTCATGAACTCCCATTCCAAGTTACCGCGGCGTTGTGCGTCCTCCCTCAGCGGTTTGACCCTTCGCTCCCAAGCTTCTTCGCGGAGGTGGTCCGGAGCTAGAACCCGCACAACGCGCCAACGACCTTCAGGCGTTGCTCCTTCCGATTCTGGCGACGGGATCGGCGGTGGATCATCGTCCAATTCCAGCATCCCGGCGCGAGACATTAGCGTCAGGGTGCGGATGTTCCAGTCCTCATTCAACTCACTTTGCATGTCGATGTCCTCTACTGTATACCCCGGTGGGACATCAACCGGCACTCTAAAACGGTCCGGGTCTTCGGTTCTCTCTTTGTTGTCAAACATCTGGGCCCAACGCTGCAGCCCTCGCTCCAGGCCAATCAAGCGCCTTTGGCCCATGCTGTGCCCGGTCTTGACGTCTTTTCCTGTGTACGCCATTAACGAGATCGATGCGCGGCCATCGCGCCCGCCACGCCCGACCTCTTGGTAAAAGCGATCTAGCGTCTCTGGAACGCATGCGTGTACGACCGCACGCACGTCATCTTTGTCCACACCAAGCCCGAACGCTGAGGTAGCTACCACAATGTCCAGTTTCGCGGCGGCCCACTCGCGGATGATCCGCTCCCGTTCATCGCGATGACTCTTGCCGGTCATCACGGCGAACCGCCGGTAACCGGCGCTTGCCAGGAGTTCCCCCCAGCTTTTCGCATCATTCACTCTGGTCGTGTAGAGAATAAGCGGGCGTGGGAGGTGGCGGAGTGCCTCCATCAGCCGTTCCTGCTTTACGGATTCCGATTGACACGACGCCAGCCAATAGGCCGGCTCTGGGCGCACTTGGGCAGCCGAAACCATGGCGAATGGACCTGGCGTGCCGAACAGGCCCTCAAGCATGTCAAGCGTCGTTTCGGTGAGTGTTGCAGAGAGCAATGTGGTGGTGAATGGCGAGCCTGCGCACTCGCGTAGTAGACGGCGGCGAAGTCCTGCCATTTCCTGGAATGGCGAACGGAAATCGTCGCCCCACTGGTCAACCATGTGGGTTTCGTCCACGACAAACGCCCGAATATATCCCTGTCTGGCCGCCCTGTAGAGAACCGGCTTCAGGCTGCCAATCACACTCTCGGGGGAGGTAAACACAATGCCTTGCGTCCCATCAGCAATTCGTTGCCGAATTCCGAGATTGCGAAGCTTGCTCTCATCGTCAGAACCGGCGAAATACGCCGTAGGATGAGGAAAGTGCGGCGCCAAGGTCCGAGCTTGGTCGAGGCACAGCGCGGTGGTGGGAACAACCACCACAACGACTCCTCCCCCATGGCCAGGCATACTTGGTACCAAACTCTGGATGTGCGCGCAAAGGCTCTTCCCGCTGCCTGTTGGCAGGTTTACGACGAGTGTGGACCCGGGTGGCGCCGAAAGGACAGCGCGCACCGCCTGTCGTTGCCCCGGACTAAGGTAGGTGCTCCGTCCGAGTATCTGGAGAAACGGATCACCTGTCACTCGCTGGTCTTCGCGTCGCGTTTTCTCTCCACAAGCCGCGGCGTCAAGCCCTTCATCTGGAATGTGACGTAGCCAATCGGGTCGCCAGGGCCTCGCCCGGAGCTGCAAAAAGCCCGACGCGGTCGCAAACGCATCTACACCGTGGAGTGCCCAAAGGTCCTTGTCTGGCCATCTGTCCTCAACCGGCACCGTCAAGACAGCTCCGGCACCATGCGGTCGGGTGGATTCGTGGCGGATCACCTGACGAACCAGAGCTGCGCGGTCTGCCGCCGAAGTGCGCTCAGATCGGAGCGCAGAAAGCAGACGCCGGTAGCATCGTGTTTGGCAAAGGGTCGGGTCCCCAATTTGGTGCCCACTTAAGACATCCCGCACGTAGGAGAATTCGTCAAGTTGCGTTGTTGGCATCATTTTGAAATGGGTTTCGCCCCGACAGGACGACAAGACCGATTGCGTCAACGACGGTCATGGGCCGGCTCAGCCCCTCGATTAGGGCCGTATATACACTTCGCTCCGATTCGATTCGCTCCTCCTGAGCGCTGAACGTAGCACTCGATATATCACGTTGGAGTCGTATCGCCTGCCTCAACTGCTCCGTTCGGCGCTCTAGTTCTTGGGATGCTCGTTCGCTAGCCGCACGACACTGGTCCTTGAAGCCGCCGTGATTACGTATGCGAGCTTCCGCAATGTCGCGCACTTCCACGCATTGCGCTTTCCATCGGTCCGACGAGAGTATTTCATCGACGGCCCAAAGACGGCTTGGGCGAAGGTTGTAATCGCTACCACCCTTATCGTGGGCTAGGTAGGGGCGTCGTAAGGCGTTTATTACCACTTCGCGTTGTTCTACACGCATGCTGCTATTGATGAACAGAACCTGGCGGGAAGGTGGGAACCAGGCGTCCGCTTGTCGCAACAGCGGCTTTTCCGCACTCATGGGCCAGTTCGCGTTGGCCAACGCCTTGCGCAAAGGTACGGGATCCGCGCTGACAAGATAGTCTACTTCGAAGAACGTGGCTACGAAATCCTCGCCCAAGCCGTTGAGGTGGCGCCACATAGCATAGGCCCGCCCTCTGTCGTCCCACTGAACCAACCGGGCGACCGCATCGATGAAAGGGTCACCCAAGCGGAATAACTGGAGATCATGTGACTCGCACGCCAAGGATCGATCAAAGGTTCCGTTTCCGGGTTGAAGATCCTCCAGGGTTGAGGTCATGGCGGTTGGCAACAACGTGTTAGGGTGACAGTAATAGTGGACGACGGCCCCTTCACGCCCGGCATGGGGCAACGCGCGCCGCCCGAAGTTCAGTCGGTGGACCAGCCACGCCTCTAAAGCCGCTTGCATCATACGATCCTGCTGGTCCTGAACAATGAGAGTTGGCCAGGACGCCGTTCCCTCTCGGTTAAAGGCATCGATCTCGTCAAGGGCGGACTGTTCGCGCAATGAGTACCGCTCCTGGTCAATGCCCTCCCGGACTTCGGGTATCAGATTGAGAAGGCCCGTCGCCCCCTCCATAAGCGCCATCTCGCGGACCCTTGGCATTACGATATCGCAGTAGAACTGCAGGTCCGCGGCTGATCGCCGAAAGATACCGAAACCTTGGTCTAGAAGTTGGAACCAGGCATCTTGTAACGAGAGAGCGTGGTCGCTGCCGACGAATACGCGGGCCGGGACGCTCGTATTGCGCCCAATCCGGTCAAGGCGGCCGATGCGCTGCTCCAGGCGGTTGGGATCCCACGGAAGATCGAAATGGACAAGCAGGTCGGCAAACTGCAGATTGATACCTTCCTCGCCGGATCGGTCACACACAAGCGTCGCTGTGCCAGTTGCCGCCTCAAATTCGCGCAAACGCTTGTGGTTTTCCGCGGGAGACGCGTCCCAGGTATGGGCGAACACCGTGGCGGGACTCGTACCTGCGCGCAACCGGTCCGCAATCTCATGCGCCGCCTGTGTGAAGGAGGTGAAAACCACGCTGGTCCGGTGCCCGCTTTCACGCGACAACTTGACAGCGCTCACAACGGCATCAACCTGGTCCCAGGCGTCCGGTTCTTGATCAAGCGCATCCAGGAGACTACACAGGAGGTCATCTTCACCCGGAAACGTCACCGGAAGGGACACATCCTCGGCTGCCCACACCCCCAGAATGTCCTCAAAACGCGCCT encodes the following:
- the dpdH gene encoding protein DpdH, producing the protein MTDGQSTSFENHVCWKTERIPRVMDTEALQVEDDVFLAVHSPMRMRQANVIAGETGGPILTQEGFRSAFLDADKNHVLAMVQGWPGSGKSHLIRWLSVTTPRTADRHIVLVPRANTNLKKVVELILEGMEGATFDALRDRLRQTSNDLSPALARELLLSHLAIAVGPNGPRSGDEQLTGEAAEAREELVEELPALLNDAAFRRPFLAEGSIVDQLARHAVGRTDAERQESRRQFTTTDLALDRWQLNIADLGKKARNVYGSLRSETYRQTVVDWMNRNLDAALRQMLNLGREDVNDLLFQVRETLATQGRELVLLIEDFARLQGIDQPLLEAVLVRPVQGDRRLCVLRTAMAVTPGFYAVLKENVRDRVDLAVNLDLEGVGVHRVITRGDLAAFAARYLNAVRVNQGELKEWAVGSQQAEPPSSPPNACLRCPHQEVCHRTFGNGKEYGVYPFTESALDEMFRRAVESREHADYFSPRVLIDHVLKHVLAHDTEALREGRFPPTALLTHFGRGRMPASKEDQLKRRVPADMLGRYRTVYELWGNPEQLGGVPDGVFRGFGLKPLEDNPGEAPSYSATERDPEPTVVERDKPIHGQREPLPGVKELDAWANGGHLSPDLSKDLRTTLFEATVAYIDWDAEMLAQDAFVGDGRLFKRLCINIQRQSTQVSQATISVILPLAGWDNTQTAIALQGLVQHQLHRHWQFEEGARYQRAYARLLSDISKHVLSQIRDLPTGSGWDPLSSAVELLAIGARLRGRITSTSEPEKQIDSLFAPWEGESIPDFRSPVWKALLRDFVELGDKVSRIVKARASCTKGGALPAQIVDAGPLLSLLKKTVRLALPSTCIPSPLPSEYSDIERLRKKVDDALETAVVQERARYFEWRDTLRRNVSEGTSQTALASAVEKVLHTASGMGVVPALGGMPEPRALIDSAKEFAAIPLGPTLEAMNSLSSTSQLNEWLDILGRDDLHIPMEKTRRFLDLLGRVLTATEDRVIQDIQHTSGGATLGGEEAAIRTGFDTLVDLCSMIAQEDAHAS
- the dpdG gene encoding protein DpdG codes for the protein MSVLNTTAPTPSRLAGVVRYLLTASLEGENRTRLIALMSPPSLLDSSEPEMIKQTLTEAAKLGLVTLVEGRYVLTPSVRAAFPNGHFTTDGLRAVLRQLIFSPENAENHDLAKLLAWFMAQEPSVIVGTENGLDKALREQTGDNRMGLMSGVRYGNFGFWAVYLGFAWKHSSPGVGKALVPDPSTTISTLLPTLFSGVNDDALPIIPFCDRLADLCPVLPGGSFGRDEPWEQPAVFDETLAPTVANAFLSLQERAEVELLHLADAGGVVFREGRSTNRITHVRYTGGSVL
- the dpdF gene encoding protein DpdF; amino-acid sequence: MMPTTQLDEFSYVRDVLSGHQIGDPTLCQTRCYRRLLSALRSERTSAADRAALVRQVIRHESTRPHGAGAVLTVPVEDRWPDKDLWALHGVDAFATASGFLQLRARPWRPDWLRHIPDEGLDAAACGEKTRREDQRVTGDPFLQILGRSTYLSPGQRQAVRAVLSAPPGSTLVVNLPTGSGKSLCAHIQSLVPSMPGHGGGVVVVVVPTTALCLDQARTLAPHFPHPTAYFAGSDDESKLRNLGIRQRIADGTQGIVFTSPESVIGSLKPVLYRAARQGYIRAFVVDETHMVDQWGDDFRSPFQEMAGLRRRLLRECAGSPFTTTLLSATLTETTLDMLEGLFGTPGPFAMVSAAQVRPEPAYWLASCQSESVKQERLMEALRHLPRPLILYTTRVNDAKSWGELLASAGYRRFAVMTGKSHRDERERIIREWAAAKLDIVVATSAFGLGVDKDDVRAVVHACVPETLDRFYQEVGRGGRDGRASISLMAYTGKDVKTGHSMGQRRLIGLERGLQRWAQMFDNKERTEDPDRFRVPVDVPPGYTVEDIDMQSELNEDWNIRTLTLMSRAGMLELDDDPPPIPSPESEGATPEGRWRVVRVLAPDHLREEAWERRVKPLREDAQRRGNLEWEFMTNVLHPHCCIGEILQRAYDIPARRSEPRRPEVSVSLCCGGCPFCRKVANGTVIISPPTPPPPWAPSQSCGPRLATICASTPWLGLFYPVTESRDHHSRRMSRLLRWCIGEGVQCVVAPSGIWDSLLEERPELARRPIFCATEYSLDLPRVPTVVFHASNAVIPRYPLRSSETRRAPTILVLPENARDPEKPDCLLRDLLSCPHFHLEEFEEREVL
- the dpdE gene encoding protein DpdE: MPSFLTLRPGCFVTVEEDARGFAKLLSTHGSIATIEWFISVSRRDVETVPVSSLRRGLPTAQTRCYVPADGDERNWRMGRITDVATDPQTKDIEFEVSFPEKKGELIPETGVYVRCLELAGDPVETLIYRAHETPFFHSARSAFQQSLVEQRAAVRGLTGVVSSRIRLYPHQLEVTRRVLEDPVQRYLLADEVGLGKTIEAGVIIRQLLLDDPKARVLVIVPPLLEAQWRSELRDKIRLNPDSPQIVIRATDELLDASLGQFDLVVIDEAQHVAAALRDPRRAWLYEKCRLLSHAAPRLLLLSATPALHHERDFLGMLHLLEPESYRLDDVASFQKRICDRQRIGEFLLAFYEGMSRLRLRLALVELRDLLASDDWVLARSIDLQECCDAIELDRDRVDALIRSVRVHICETHRVFRRMIRTSRSSQAREALGNRAPEDGSSPVTPEYDVDIRCTRIQDLLEEWREGAAAAVLDRRDDTGYRASLSRIFRCLLECSGTYLYLLEKAIHCRRATVRHQARFEDILGVWAAEDVSLPVTFPGEDDLLCSLLDALDQEPDAWDQVDAVVSAVKLSRESGHRTSVVFTSFTQAAHEIADRLRAGTSPATVFAHTWDASPAENHKRLREFEAATGTATLVCDRSGEEGINLQFADLLVHFDLPWDPNRLEQRIGRLDRIGRNTSVPARVFVGSDHALSLQDAWFQLLDQGFGIFRRSAADLQFYCDIVMPRVREMALMEGATGLLNLIPEVREGIDQERYSLREQSALDEIDAFNREGTASWPTLIVQDQQDRMMQAALEAWLVHRLNFGRRALPHAGREGAVVHYYCHPNTLLPTAMTSTLEDLQPGNGTFDRSLACESHDLQLFRLGDPFIDAVARLVQWDDRGRAYAMWRHLNGLGEDFVATFFEVDYLVSADPVPLRKALANANWPMSAEKPLLRQADAWFPPSRQVLFINSSMRVEQREVVINALRRPYLAHDKGGSDYNLRPSRLWAVDEILSSDRWKAQCVEVRDIAEARIRNHGGFKDQCRAASERASQELERRTEQLRQAIRLQRDISSATFSAQEERIESERSVYTALIEGLSRPMTVVDAIGLVVLSGRNPFQNDANNAT